Proteins encoded in a region of the Triticum dicoccoides isolate Atlit2015 ecotype Zavitan chromosome 3A, WEW_v2.0, whole genome shotgun sequence genome:
- the LOC119267171 gene encoding probable NADPH:quinone oxidoreductase 1, which produces MDSVTVSTAAKPTLRVAAFCGSLRKDSWHRGLIRAAEELCEESIPGLRIDHVDISGLPMANPDLETDGGEGFPPAVEALRDRVRAADCFLFASPEYNYSVTASLKNALDWASRGNNCWADRAAAIVCAGGDFGGARASLHLRQVGIFLDLHFINKPELHIRAFAEPPKFDGEGNLIDAVTRERLKKVLLSLQAFALRLQHNNKDD; this is translated from the exons ATGGATTCCGTGACGGTGTCGACGGCGGCGAAGCCCACCCTCCGCGTGGCGGCCTTCTGCGGCTCCCTCCGCAAGGACTCGTGGCACCGCGGCCTCATCCGCGCCG CCGAGGAGCTGTGCGAGGAGTCCATCCCGGGGCTGCGCATCGACCACGTGGACATCTCCGGCCTGCCCATGGCCAACCCGGACCTGGAGACCGACGGCGGCGAGGGCTTCCCGCCGGCCGTCGAGGCGCTCCGCGACAGGGTCCGCGCCGCCGACTGCTTCCTCTTCGCCTCACCCGAGTACAACTACTCGGTCACGGCGTCCCTCAAGAACGCGCTGGACTGGGCGTCCAGGGGCAACAACTGCTGGGCGGACAGGGCGGCGGCGATCGTGTGCGCGGGGGGCGACTTCGGCGGGGCCAGGGCGTCGCTCCACCTCCGCCAGGTCGGGATCTTCCTCGACCTCCACTTCATCAACAAGCCGGAGCTCCACATCAGAGCGTTCGCGGAGCCGCCCAAGTTCGACGGCGAGGGCAACCTCATCGACGCCGTGACCAGGGAGCGGCTCAAGAAGGTGCTCCTCTCGCTCCAGGCCTTCGCGCTCAGGCTCCAGCACAACAACAAGGACGACTGA